One Gadus morhua chromosome 13, gadMor3.0, whole genome shotgun sequence genomic window carries:
- the LOC115557373 gene encoding uncharacterized protein LOC115557373 has protein sequence MAPYSDMDLQGTIKEQLFRCKLHMLERKCSTGVEKLRVLIGEHLQNGIPASDILEKTVSFFTVRKALLTHNGYSRCTREFLRLSSTSDEDVAPLCLFTDDEDRELTFSFSEDVDQLQLSWS, from the exons ATGGCTCCCTACTCTGATATGGACCTGCAAGGCACCATTAAGGAACAGCTCTTTCG gtGTAAACTCCACATGCTAGAGAGAAAGTGCTCCACTGGAGTGGAGAAGCTGAGGGTTCTGATCGGAGAACACCTGCAGAATGGAATCCCAGCGTCGGACATCTTGGAGAAGACGGTGTCCTTCTTCACAGTGAGGAAGGCCCTGCTGACCCACAACGGCTACTCCAGATGTACCAGAGAGTTCCTCCGTCTGTCCTCCACGTCGGATGAAGATGTGGCGCCGCTGTGCCTTTTCACTGATGATGAAGACAGAGAGCTTACTTTTTCATTTTCTGAAGATGTCGATCAACTCCAGTTAAGCTGGAGTTGA